The following are encoded together in the Elusimicrobiota bacterium genome:
- a CDS encoding response regulator transcription factor, whose translation MDKVRILIIDDSPDMRKLMRLTLRKERYHVTTVKYGRSGLALADKIHPNLVILDIGLPDVDGLDILKSLRARERMPVIILTASTKEADCLVGLKLGADDYLVKPISMTQLAARVEAVLSRNSARPVERERSLEAGTWRLDPETHEFSVNGETILLAPKEFHILRLLLEARGEVVSRRKFLLEVWDYTEDQDMDARMVDQYVSRIRRKLKREAPRIVTIPTLGYKIKP comes from the coding sequence ATGGACAAAGTCCGCATCCTGATCATTGACGACTCCCCAGACATGAGGAAGCTCATGCGTTTGACTCTCAGGAAGGAGCGCTACCATGTCACCACGGTGAAATATGGCAGGTCTGGCCTCGCGCTAGCCGACAAGATTCACCCGAATTTGGTGATCCTTGACATCGGCTTGCCCGACGTGGATGGACTCGATATCCTCAAGTCCCTGCGCGCGCGAGAACGGATGCCCGTAATCATATTGACCGCCAGCACAAAGGAGGCGGACTGCCTCGTGGGTCTCAAGCTTGGGGCCGATGACTATCTGGTCAAGCCCATCTCCATGACTCAGCTTGCGGCCCGAGTCGAAGCCGTCCTGAGCAGAAACTCCGCGCGCCCTGTCGAGCGGGAGCGCTCTTTAGAAGCGGGGACCTGGCGCCTGGACCCCGAGACGCACGAGTTCTCGGTGAATGGGGAAACTATCCTCCTGGCTCCCAAAGAGTTCCATATCCTGCGCCTCCTCCTCGAGGCTCGCGGAGAGGTGGTGAGCCGACGGAAGTTCCTCTTGGAAGTCTGGGATTACACCGAAGACCAGGACATGGATGCCCGCATGGTGGACCAGTACGTCTCCCGCATCCGACGGAAACTTAAGCGCGAAGCTCCCAGGATCGTGACCATCCCCACCCTCGGATACAAAATCAAGCCCTGA
- a CDS encoding response regulator, with amino-acid sequence MGSKRKDDILIRESARNNKIHLLIIEDNPGDADLIRTALSEMPKNAFSLECVDKLSRGLDRLAQGGIDVVLLDLSLPDSRGLETLDKLRSQINAVPIVVMTGLDDHETALAAVHKGAQDYLIKGRVTPDNLARSLSYAIERKALDRLREDSLHDINHELRTPLTCLYGSLLVLKENTRGILNPEQLLLLGMASKNADHLVKMTNDLAELLRTKTDKLMINPERVLLADIIDETIKFFTLSGSVKHIALCADIAPGVPPARADPVRFRQVLINLIGNALKFTPEGGLISVQMRKWDKNDKFIRISITDTGPGIEPGAAKRLFERLYQIPDPERRSLNGLGIGLHLCRDIVSRHGGEIWMESKIGNGSTFSFTIPIHKAWTKSAS; translated from the coding sequence ATGGGATCGAAGAGGAAAGACGACATTCTCATCCGCGAGAGCGCCCGAAATAACAAGATTCATCTCTTGATAATCGAGGACAACCCCGGGGATGCCGACCTCATCCGGACCGCTTTGAGCGAAATGCCGAAGAACGCGTTCTCGCTGGAATGCGTGGACAAACTCTCAAGGGGATTGGATCGCCTCGCTCAAGGCGGCATCGACGTTGTCCTGCTTGACCTCTCCTTGCCGGACAGCCGCGGGCTGGAGACGTTGGACAAGCTCAGGAGCCAAATCAACGCAGTCCCGATTGTAGTCATGACGGGGTTGGACGATCATGAAACAGCCTTAGCAGCCGTTCATAAGGGCGCGCAGGACTACCTAATCAAAGGGCGAGTAACCCCGGACAACCTGGCGCGCTCCCTGAGCTACGCGATCGAACGCAAAGCTCTCGACAGGCTCAGAGAAGATTCCTTGCACGACATCAACCACGAATTGCGCACGCCTCTCACATGCCTTTATGGCAGCTTGCTCGTACTGAAAGAAAACACGCGCGGCATTCTAAACCCCGAACAACTTTTACTTCTTGGAATGGCGTCTAAAAACGCCGATCATCTTGTAAAGATGACGAACGACCTCGCGGAACTTCTCCGCACCAAAACGGACAAGTTGATGATAAATCCCGAGCGAGTCCTGCTTGCAGACATAATCGACGAGACCATAAAATTTTTTACGCTATCCGGGTCTGTCAAACACATCGCTCTTTGCGCGGATATTGCCCCGGGCGTTCCACCAGCTCGCGCAGATCCTGTTCGTTTTCGGCAAGTATTGATCAATCTAATAGGCAATGCCCTGAAATTCACTCCCGAAGGCGGGCTCATCAGCGTTCAAATGCGAAAATGGGATAAAAACGACAAGTTCATTCGCATTTCAATAACGGACACGGGACCGGGAATAGAACCGGGGGCGGCTAAAAGACTTTTCGAACGCCTTTACCAGATCCCAGATCCCGAAAGGAGGAGTCTCAATGGGCTTGGGATCGGCCTTCATCTGTGCCGAGACATTGTTTCAAGGCATGGAGGAGAAATATGGATGGAAAGCAAAATTGGAAATGGCAGCACATTTTCTTTTACCATTCCCATACATAAGGCATGGACAAAGTCCGCATCCTGA
- a CDS encoding response regulator, whose translation MPLHHSGQLGIEGGGRHTVIDDDRPIGILIVEDNPGDVDLLRENFKDFKPANKLHVAKDGVEALQYLRRQGSFSEAALPDLIILDLNLPRKNGYEVLAEIKNASDLKRIPLVIFSSSQADENIMKFCASPAVCYLNKPERLDDFAKLLQAIEAFWINSMKLGT comes from the coding sequence ATGCCGCTTCACCATAGCGGACAACTTGGGATCGAGGGAGGGGGGCGCCATACAGTGATCGATGATGACAGGCCCATTGGCATCTTGATAGTAGAGGACAATCCTGGAGACGTGGACCTCTTGCGCGAGAATTTCAAGGACTTCAAGCCTGCCAACAAATTGCACGTGGCAAAGGATGGCGTAGAGGCGCTGCAGTATCTGCGCCGGCAGGGGTCTTTCTCCGAGGCGGCTCTTCCGGACCTGATCATTCTCGATTTGAATCTGCCTAGAAAAAATGGCTATGAAGTGCTCGCCGAGATCAAGAATGCCTCGGATTTGAAGCGGATTCCGCTAGTAATCTTCTCCAGCTCGCAAGCGGATGAAAATATCATGAAATTTTGCGCTAGTCCCGCCGTTTGCTATCTCAACAAGCCGGAGAGATTGGACGATTTCGCAAAACTTTTACAAGCCATAGAGGCTTTCTGGATTAATAGCATGAAATTGGGGACATAG
- a CDS encoding PAS domain S-box protein produces MTIENAKDKAVLIVEDDEPTAELEKQALTRAGLSVRVTDKTDKAVALLRSERFGTVLLDYQLSGGDPWSVLEAAQTITPRVPVVLVTGMDDEKLAAEAIQRGVHYYVKKTYDFHDQLPQILERIFQFDENDRKLAQLAAIVESFEDAIYSRSLDGILTSWNHGAQILHGYSAEEVVGKSFTMLLPPGKEREAQDLLQPRENIHHFETTLLHKDGRPLEVSLTLSPIKNKSGQMTGVSVIARDITKEKTAQKELESSASLLRTTLDSTADGILVVDTRGKITLFNQKFVQMWRIPATVLALRDDDKALAFTIDQLETPAAFLAKVKELYAHPEAESWDMLKFKDGRIFERFSQPQRLQTASGRTEIVGRIWSFRDVTASKLAEQALQTKLQELEELNKLMLGREDRILELKEEVKRLDAELKTMAAGGGGRGGYGLVIIRKPIRPFRDLPIRRKLRLTMVLASLAVLVLTMGSFLAYVYAQDARELHAMLKLYMVVALIIFLAALLLIIAISNVFERLICVPVLNLAAMTQTLAKTHDYSQRVVTPLGNDEIAILVEGFNSMLAQIQDRDRALKKARDTLEQRVLDRTRDLIKANGELVEKNAALEHAQAELLRRDKILRSLLGDINSIKCLLEIQAKDLKRSNEDLEQFAYIASHDLQEPLRMITIYTELLARRYRGHLDTNADEMIAYTIDGATRLQVLIKGLLIYARLGQRQHFAMTDISLPLKNALANLKVAIEESGARIHCAPLPLLIVDAAQMTQLFQNLIGNALKYRSQQEAPEVHIEAAPQPGAWQFLVRDNGIGIDSKYFDRLFILFQRLHSRDEYSGSGLGLAVCKKIAENHGGRIWVQSNPDTGSTFFFTIANNLTAIEA; encoded by the coding sequence ATGACCATTGAAAACGCCAAAGACAAGGCCGTGCTTATCGTGGAGGACGATGAGCCGACCGCCGAACTTGAAAAGCAGGCCCTGACACGGGCCGGCTTGTCCGTTCGCGTGACCGACAAAACGGACAAGGCCGTCGCGCTGTTGCGCAGCGAGCGCTTCGGCACAGTCTTGTTGGATTATCAGCTTTCGGGCGGCGATCCATGGTCCGTGCTGGAGGCAGCCCAAACCATCACGCCTCGAGTTCCCGTCGTGCTCGTGACCGGGATGGACGATGAAAAGTTGGCGGCGGAAGCCATTCAGCGCGGGGTGCACTACTACGTCAAAAAAACGTATGACTTTCATGACCAGCTTCCACAAATATTGGAGCGAATTTTCCAGTTTGACGAAAACGATCGGAAGCTCGCCCAACTTGCCGCGATCGTGGAATCCTTCGAGGATGCCATTTACAGCAGATCCCTGGACGGCATCCTAACCAGCTGGAATCACGGGGCCCAAATCCTCCATGGCTACTCAGCTGAGGAGGTCGTGGGCAAGTCTTTCACCATGCTGCTGCCTCCTGGAAAGGAGCGGGAAGCGCAAGACCTCCTCCAGCCCAGAGAAAACATTCACCATTTTGAAACGACCCTGCTCCATAAAGACGGCCGTCCCCTGGAGGTGTCTCTGACGCTTTCTCCAATCAAAAACAAGTCCGGTCAAATGACGGGAGTCTCCGTCATTGCTCGCGACATTACCAAGGAGAAGACCGCGCAGAAGGAATTGGAATCTTCCGCTTCTCTGCTGCGGACAACCCTCGATTCAACCGCCGACGGCATCCTGGTTGTCGATACAAGAGGAAAGATCACGCTGTTTAATCAAAAATTTGTCCAAATGTGGCGCATCCCTGCAACGGTTCTGGCCTTGCGCGACGACGACAAAGCCCTGGCTTTTACCATCGATCAACTGGAGACCCCCGCCGCCTTTTTGGCGAAGGTGAAAGAACTCTATGCGCATCCTGAAGCCGAGAGCTGGGATATGCTCAAGTTCAAGGACGGCAGGATTTTTGAGCGCTTTTCCCAGCCTCAAAGGCTCCAGACCGCCTCGGGGCGGACCGAGATCGTGGGAAGGATATGGAGCTTTCGCGATGTGACGGCAAGCAAGCTGGCGGAGCAGGCGCTCCAGACGAAGCTCCAGGAACTTGAAGAGCTCAATAAACTCATGCTGGGGCGCGAGGATCGAATTCTTGAACTCAAGGAAGAGGTCAAACGTCTGGATGCCGAGTTAAAGACCATGGCCGCCGGGGGGGGGGGGAGGGGGGGATATGGATTGGTGATAATTAGGAAGCCGATACGCCCATTCCGAGACCTTCCAATTCGAAGAAAATTAAGGCTGACCATGGTGCTGGCCAGCCTGGCGGTCCTGGTTCTGACAATGGGCAGTTTCTTGGCCTACGTATACGCACAGGATGCGCGAGAACTGCATGCCATGCTCAAACTCTATATGGTGGTAGCTCTTATCATTTTTTTGGCCGCGCTGCTGCTCATCATCGCGATATCCAATGTGTTCGAACGACTGATTTGCGTCCCTGTCCTGAATTTGGCCGCGATGACCCAGACCCTCGCCAAAACACACGACTATTCCCAACGGGTGGTGACTCCGTTAGGAAATGATGAGATTGCCATATTGGTTGAAGGCTTCAACTCCATGCTGGCTCAAATCCAGGATCGCGATCGCGCTTTGAAGAAAGCGCGCGATACGCTTGAGCAGCGGGTGCTGGATCGAACTCGGGATTTAATAAAAGCCAACGGCGAACTAGTGGAGAAAAACGCGGCACTGGAGCACGCTCAGGCTGAGCTGCTGCGACGGGACAAAATCCTGCGCAGCCTGCTCGGGGATATTAACTCCATCAAGTGCCTCCTAGAAATCCAGGCCAAGGATTTGAAGCGCTCCAACGAGGACCTGGAGCAGTTCGCCTATATCGCGTCCCATGATCTCCAGGAGCCCTTGCGCATGATCACGATCTACACCGAATTGTTGGCACGGCGCTACCGGGGCCATCTCGACACGAATGCCGATGAGATGATCGCCTACACGATCGACGGCGCAACCCGACTGCAGGTATTGATCAAGGGCCTGCTGATCTACGCGCGCCTGGGGCAAAGACAGCACTTCGCGATGACCGATATTTCCTTGCCCTTGAAGAACGCCCTCGCAAATCTCAAAGTGGCCATCGAAGAGAGCGGCGCGCGTATCCATTGCGCCCCTCTGCCCCTTTTGATCGTTGACGCGGCACAGATGACTCAGTTATTCCAAAATCTCATCGGCAATGCGCTAAAGTATCGCAGCCAGCAGGAGGCTCCCGAGGTCCATATCGAGGCCGCGCCCCAACCCGGAGCCTGGCAGTTCCTGGTGAGGGACAACGGCATTGGAATAGACTCCAAATATTTCGACAGGCTTTTCATCCTTTTTCAGCGCCTACACTCGCGCGACGAATATTCAGGCTCCGGGCTGGGCCTTGCGGTTTGCAAAAAGATCGCCGAGAACCATGGCGGGCGCATCTGGGTCCAGTCCAACCCTGACACGGGCTCCACGTTCTTTTTCACGATAGCGAACAACTTGACGGCAATTGAAGCATGA
- the tadA gene encoding Flp pilus assembly complex ATPase component TadA yields the protein MTDNEPMGHLVSELDALLGNALPEPSSHDPGPAPVQGNGRPPRVLVIDDNKDYRDLVRTLLSDQGYQVLEAKDGSDGLSLAMDETPDLVITDFNMPRRNGYEFVQEMKSAMETRPIPIIMFSGAPNRQHIKELGLDLVDFLDKPVPNDKLLQTVRRVLGSSGPRTDAPSPAQSALPAEPRSSEKSAPAPEIQEQAEVWQGEEEALLELIKVDKEDKPEAEDFKGLDLLSNNSPIISKVNHILVRAVEMGASDIHIEPQEKQLVVRVRLDGSLRSLCALPASLRARLTARVKIMANLVITERRLPQDGQFQAQIKGRPVEFRVNTLPTAYGEKIVLRVLGQSQINADLGHMGMNARDLECVERTLKSPHGLVLVTGPTGSGKTTTLYTMLGALNTPDVNIMTAEDPIEYRLSGITQSQIRPAIGFGFETVLRAFLRQDPDIMLVGEIRDKETADIAVKASITGHLVLSTLHTNSAAASVVRLTHMGLPAYLVAASVKLVAAQRLVRLLCPACKVPIPLSDEDKRFLSEKEIAALKTVFRSRGCPSCHQSGYSGRRPIFEVMPVASSEVRQLIISPHCSMDLIADLAAKEGMTSLRQAALRVVAEGVTSLPEVYSIVLGE from the coding sequence ATGACCGACAACGAACCGATGGGACATTTGGTCTCGGAATTGGACGCCCTGCTCGGCAATGCGCTCCCGGAGCCTTCCTCCCATGACCCAGGGCCGGCCCCGGTCCAAGGCAACGGCCGCCCGCCGCGCGTTCTGGTCATAGATGACAATAAGGATTACAGGGATCTGGTGCGCACGCTCCTTTCGGACCAAGGCTACCAAGTTCTCGAGGCCAAGGACGGTTCCGATGGGTTGTCCCTGGCCATGGATGAAACCCCTGATCTTGTGATCACGGATTTCAATATGCCGCGCCGCAACGGCTATGAGTTCGTTCAAGAAATGAAGAGCGCCATGGAGACGCGCCCCATCCCGATAATTATGTTCTCCGGGGCGCCCAACCGGCAGCATATAAAGGAACTGGGATTGGACTTGGTCGATTTCCTGGACAAGCCGGTCCCCAATGACAAGCTGCTGCAGACCGTGCGAAGGGTTCTCGGCTCGTCCGGGCCGCGGACCGACGCGCCGAGCCCGGCCCAATCGGCCTTGCCGGCCGAGCCCCGCTCCAGCGAGAAATCCGCTCCCGCGCCTGAAATTCAGGAGCAGGCCGAGGTCTGGCAGGGAGAGGAGGAGGCCCTGCTTGAGCTCATTAAGGTTGATAAGGAAGATAAGCCGGAGGCGGAGGATTTCAAGGGGCTTGATCTTCTATCCAACAACTCTCCCATTATCAGCAAAGTCAACCATATCCTGGTGAGAGCGGTCGAGATGGGGGCCAGCGACATCCATATCGAGCCGCAGGAGAAACAGCTGGTCGTGCGCGTCCGCCTGGACGGCTCCCTTAGGAGCCTCTGCGCCCTGCCGGCTTCCCTGCGGGCGCGCTTGACAGCCCGCGTCAAGATCATGGCCAATCTCGTGATCACCGAGCGCCGCCTGCCTCAGGACGGGCAGTTCCAGGCGCAGATTAAGGGCCGGCCGGTGGAATTTCGCGTGAACACTTTGCCCACCGCCTATGGGGAAAAAATCGTATTGCGCGTTCTGGGGCAGAGCCAGATCAATGCCGATTTGGGGCACATGGGGATGAACGCGCGCGATCTTGAATGCGTGGAGAGGACTCTCAAAAGCCCGCACGGGCTTGTCCTTGTCACCGGCCCCACCGGTTCCGGGAAAACGACCACCCTTTATACCATGCTTGGAGCCCTTAATACCCCGGACGTCAACATCATGACCGCGGAAGACCCCATCGAGTACCGCTTGAGCGGAATCACGCAATCCCAGATCCGCCCCGCGATAGGGTTTGGCTTTGAGACGGTGCTGAGGGCCTTCCTGCGGCAGGACCCGGACATCATGCTCGTCGGGGAGATCCGCGACAAGGAAACCGCGGATATCGCGGTCAAGGCCTCCATAACGGGGCATCTGGTGCTCTCGACTTTGCACACCAACAGTGCTGCCGCCAGCGTCGTGCGTCTGACTCACATGGGCCTGCCGGCCTATCTGGTGGCGGCCAGCGTCAAACTGGTGGCGGCCCAGCGCCTGGTCAGGCTCCTGTGTCCGGCCTGCAAGGTTCCCATCCCGCTGTCCGACGAGGACAAGCGCTTCCTGTCGGAGAAGGAAATCGCGGCCTTGAAAACCGTGTTTCGCTCCCGAGGCTGCCCCTCCTGCCATCAATCGGGCTACTCGGGCCGGCGGCCGATTTTCGAGGTGATGCCGGTCGCCTCCTCGGAGGTGCGCCAGCTCATCATTTCCCCCCATTGTTCGATGGACCTGATCGCGGACCTGGCGGCCAAGGAAGGCATGACCTCATTGCGCCAGGCCGCGCTCAGAGTCGTGGCCGAGGGGGTCACCTCGCTCCCCGAGGTTTATTCGATCGTGCTTGGAGAATGA
- a CDS encoding tetratricopeptide repeat protein, with product MDTMTLRDPAAAIARDSYARAREKMLLFDLEGYVEAVPLFGEAIKSQPDNALAHAALAQTYAFWGFREELNGLESQSYYNFAYRGALLAVQLGPEMSETHRAMAVALRKGEYCNPAQRQREAALALELDPYDGESCHECWKAFGADISDQRIYKAIALCPSLLSAHLDLGVALCERGRLDEAAYHLGCALKLNPRNSLAHYDLAMIRMRQGRLAESEELLVQALDMHPGDALLLSGIDILSPGQGGKTS from the coding sequence ATGGATACCATGACTTTAAGGGACCCCGCCGCCGCAATAGCCCGGGATAGCTACGCCCGCGCCAGGGAGAAGATGCTGCTCTTTGATCTCGAAGGTTATGTCGAGGCGGTGCCTCTGTTTGGCGAGGCGATCAAGTCTCAGCCCGACAATGCCTTGGCCCATGCCGCCCTGGCGCAGACTTATGCGTTTTGGGGCTTCCGGGAAGAGCTCAACGGCCTAGAGAGCCAAAGCTACTACAACTTCGCCTATAGAGGCGCGTTGCTGGCCGTCCAACTGGGGCCGGAGATGAGCGAAACCCATCGGGCCATGGCGGTCGCCCTGCGCAAGGGCGAGTATTGCAATCCGGCCCAGAGGCAGCGCGAGGCCGCGCTAGCCCTTGAGCTTGACCCCTACGACGGCGAATCCTGCCATGAGTGCTGGAAGGCCTTCGGCGCCGACATCTCGGACCAGAGGATCTACAAGGCGATCGCCCTATGCCCCTCCTTGCTTTCGGCGCATCTTGACCTGGGAGTAGCGCTCTGCGAGCGCGGGCGCCTGGACGAGGCGGCCTATCACCTCGGCTGCGCCCTGAAATTAAATCCCCGCAACAGTCTGGCGCACTATGATCTGGCCATGATCCGTATGCGCCAGGGACGGCTTGCCGAGTCCGAGGAGCTGCTTGTCCAGGCCCTCGATATGCACCCGGGGGACGCATTGCTCCTATCCGGCATCGATATTCTCTCACCGGGGCAGGGAGGCAAAACCTCATGA
- a CDS encoding PAS domain-containing protein: MNAQQLNGHSAVPAHRFPPAAIFLKSLGQSIKVCTLYKADHPVAVGALGEAFKAFDDILRISTSPDNILSLVDGQWLWNGISVLEAEQGPEALKTFFGAYGLHSLVFLEGLRFHELSAFCELVTQAPASREAGSFLEILAQKGIKSIIGDSALYTRIRNGPLPPPPPEVKISRAAEAASPAQPKRKNENFSQLLRQLVETAVEDPEERTHIYKDAVSLVRRSMDRHVAEATAALAEDKQRILSEQFRTEKVLSTIAMGKVIVDQSGRVLMMNQAAEEISGKRLSEVAGRPVSESVSGRDRMLAVSRDIAVDLDKPLSQEVQVVGDTAAGQSMKRSVALIHDESGRVVGTYAVMPDVLKFQEARKVQEEFLQRVTHDLKAPLTSICCALDLLEHKAGAKLSPEEFKFLDTSLRNSRQLADMIAKILDFSKIESGQLSISPSPVAADGLIREAVESLMPWALRRRVVLEAAGSAPGLPNVLAESQQAVHILTNLISNAIKSTPAEGRVTVKAYPGGEVNPGMVVFSVADTGCGIAPENQERIFEKFIQAPPDGERREGVGLGLAIVRELVALHHGAVWVESAPGKGSTFCFTLPLAESAP, translated from the coding sequence ATGAATGCCCAGCAATTGAACGGCCACTCCGCCGTTCCCGCTCATCGTTTTCCGCCGGCCGCGATCTTTCTCAAGTCATTGGGCCAGAGCATCAAGGTTTGCACGCTCTATAAGGCGGACCATCCCGTGGCCGTCGGGGCCCTGGGAGAGGCCTTCAAGGCTTTCGATGACATCCTGCGGATCTCGACGAGTCCGGATAACATTCTCTCGCTTGTGGACGGTCAATGGCTGTGGAACGGGATTTCGGTGCTGGAAGCCGAACAGGGCCCGGAGGCTCTCAAGACCTTTTTCGGCGCCTACGGCCTCCACAGCCTCGTGTTCCTGGAAGGCCTGCGCTTTCATGAACTTTCCGCCTTTTGCGAGCTGGTCACCCAGGCCCCCGCGTCGCGGGAAGCCGGTTCATTCCTCGAAATCCTGGCGCAGAAAGGAATCAAGAGCATCATCGGGGACTCCGCGCTTTATACCCGAATCCGGAATGGACCCCTTCCGCCTCCCCCCCCCGAGGTCAAGATTTCGCGCGCGGCCGAGGCGGCGTCCCCGGCGCAGCCCAAGCGCAAAAATGAGAATTTTTCACAGCTCCTCAGGCAGCTGGTTGAGACGGCGGTGGAGGATCCCGAGGAGAGGACCCACATCTATAAGGACGCGGTCAGCCTGGTCAGGCGCTCCATGGACCGCCACGTGGCCGAGGCCACGGCGGCGCTCGCGGAGGACAAACAGCGCATTTTGTCCGAGCAATTCCGGACCGAAAAGGTTTTATCCACGATCGCCATGGGCAAGGTGATCGTGGACCAGAGCGGCCGGGTCCTGATGATGAATCAGGCCGCGGAGGAAATCTCGGGCAAACGCCTCTCCGAGGTCGCCGGACGGCCCGTATCGGAGTCGGTCTCGGGACGCGACAGGATGCTGGCCGTGTCCAGGGATATCGCCGTGGACCTGGACAAGCCTCTCTCCCAGGAGGTCCAAGTCGTGGGCGACACGGCGGCGGGACAATCCATGAAACGTTCGGTCGCGCTCATCCATGACGAGAGCGGGCGAGTGGTGGGGACTTATGCCGTCATGCCGGACGTGTTGAAATTCCAGGAAGCGCGCAAGGTCCAGGAGGAGTTCCTCCAGAGGGTGACGCACGACTTGAAGGCGCCCCTGACATCCATTTGCTGCGCCCTGGATCTGCTCGAGCACAAGGCGGGGGCCAAGCTCTCCCCTGAGGAGTTCAAGTTCCTTGACACGTCCCTTAGGAACTCAAGGCAGCTCGCCGACATGATCGCAAAAATATTGGACTTCTCAAAGATTGAATCGGGCCAACTTTCCATTTCACCATCTCCGGTCGCGGCCGATGGCTTGATACGCGAGGCGGTCGAGAGCCTCATGCCGTGGGCCCTGCGGCGGAGAGTCGTCTTGGAGGCGGCGGGCTCGGCTCCAGGATTGCCAAACGTTCTGGCCGAATCTCAACAGGCCGTCCATATTCTGACCAATCTCATATCAAATGCCATCAAGTCCACTCCAGCCGAGGGGCGCGTCACGGTCAAGGCCTATCCCGGGGGCGAGGTCAATCCGGGCATGGTTGTTTTCTCGGTCGCGGACACCGGCTGCGGGATCGCTCCCGAAAACCAGGAGCGCATCTTTGAGAAATTCATCCAGGCTCCGCCAGATGGAGAGCGGCGCGAGGGCGTGGGCCTGGGGTTGGCCATCGTGCGGGAGCTGGTCGCGCTTCATCATGGGGCGGTCTGGGTGGAGAGCGCTCCGGGGAAGGGCTCAACTTTTTGTTTTACCCTGCCGCTGGCGGAAAGCGCGCCATGA
- a CDS encoding response regulator, with product MNQQILRIMLVEDNPDDAWATREALAGDGDRFEIQHLRNLGDALERLEAGPVDVVLLGLGLPDSQGFDAIVRVRARSPGTPIVLMTGADDKAFAIRALQHGAQDYVVKGAYDEKRLPRIVLYAVERKRAENLARSSADRERFALVASRDLQEPLHKIMAYGNILMHQHGEDIGLQGRDLLSRMLRATERMAKLVSEMPELSHPAQAAGAPRLVDLNETVSRVLRARNGII from the coding sequence ATGAATCAACAAATTCTGCGGATCATGCTGGTCGAGGACAATCCGGACGACGCCTGGGCGACGCGGGAGGCTCTGGCCGGCGATGGGGACCGCTTTGAAATCCAGCACCTGCGCAATCTTGGCGACGCGCTTGAGCGGCTGGAGGCCGGCCCCGTGGATGTGGTTCTCCTCGGCCTCGGCCTTCCGGACAGCCAGGGTTTCGATGCTATCGTCCGAGTCCGCGCACGTAGCCCCGGCACTCCGATCGTGCTCATGACCGGCGCGGACGACAAGGCCTTCGCCATCAGGGCGCTCCAGCATGGGGCCCAGGATTATGTGGTCAAGGGCGCTTACGACGAGAAGCGCCTCCCGCGCATCGTGCTCTACGCGGTGGAGCGCAAACGCGCTGAAAACCTGGCTCGCTCCAGCGCGGACCGCGAGCGCTTCGCCCTGGTCGCCTCCCGCGACCTCCAGGAACCCCTGCATAAAATCATGGCTTACGGGAACATCCTCATGCATCAGCATGGAGAGGATATCGGTCTTCAGGGCCGCGACCTCCTCTCCCGCATGCTCCGCGCGACGGAGCGTATGGCGAAGTTGGTGTCGGAGATGCCGGAGCTCTCCCATCCCGCGCAAGCCGCGGGAGCCCCGCGTCTGGTGGACTTGAACGAAACCGTTTCACGGGTGCTTAGGGCTCGCAATGGAATAATATGA
- a CDS encoding response regulator, with the protein MLTAEKTHRIVMVDDEADFLVLAREWLEPRYDVVTLSDGPGLIEVLAGLELDLVILDVRMEPDGFSVCRQMRADHRLKAVPVVFLTSSRSDMDFIRNIDAGGTAYLMKPISRKGLLSTLSRMIFMGS; encoded by the coding sequence ATGTTAACCGCGGAAAAGACGCATAGGATAGTGATGGTGGACGATGAGGCTGATTTCCTGGTTTTGGCCAGGGAGTGGCTTGAGCCCCGCTACGATGTGGTGACCTTGAGCGACGGCCCAGGCCTCATCGAAGTGCTCGCGGGCCTGGAGCTGGACCTGGTGATTCTGGACGTGCGAATGGAGCCCGATGGGTTCTCGGTGTGCCGCCAGATGCGCGCGGACCATCGGCTTAAGGCCGTTCCGGTCGTGTTCCTGACCTCCTCGCGCAGCGACATGGACTTCATTCGCAACATCGACGCTGGAGGTACCGCCTACCTGATGAAACCTATCAGCCGAAAGGGGCTTCTGTCCACTTTGAGCCGGATGATTTTTATGGGGAGTTAA